Below is a genomic region from Macadamia integrifolia cultivar HAES 741 unplaced genomic scaffold, SCU_Mint_v3 scaffold3386, whole genome shotgun sequence.
CAACTTGCTACTCTCTTACCATAGTAATGGCTGCACACTTGTTTAGGAGTCTTCTTCCAGTTTGGGGCTTAAGCAGTTCTGACAGCATGCTGGACAAGGCAGTTCTCCACTGTGAAACTGAAAGATCTCATCTCATTTTTGCTGGTAGGCTGGCATTGAGACCAAAAATAAATGACtgaataaagaaagaaaccaaGTCCCTTTGACCAGAAGGCAGGATGTATCAATGATGCTATCTTTCCAGAGTTCTTTCATGTTTTTTGGAGGATCAGATAGGCTGGTATAGGTACTAGTTGGTGGTTTGGAGAACCCCTTATATAAAGAATGCTACCATGAACCCAATTCTTCAGATTTTGTATCCGTGAACCCGAAGATGATAATATAATTCTTTATAGGGAGGGTTTGCTACAATGCCAGTGTGCACTTTTCCGCATTAATGGGGAGGGGGGGAGTTGTGAATCGTCCAATAGGGGGCATTTAATGAGAGGGTGTGCGGTCCACGGGTGAGATGTGAGGGTGTGTGCAAGAATTTTCACTTGTATTGCTTGCGTCCTTTCCCATATTCTTCTATACTATTTTTGTAGTTTTTTCATGTAAAATCAATGCATATTGATATCCTCAAGTCACCTTCCTAAAGTGTCGCAAATAGATTTAAGAAAGCATGATCCTTTGGTGAATGATTTAGCCATTGGAGTGTTTTCAAGTACTAAGAGTTCCTGTCTTGTGGATGATGGAACTCCTTAATCACCCTACCTGAGTTGTAGTGATTGCGTGATTTAGCAATTGAAAATTTAGAAGCTAAAGTGCTGAGAAGGGTATGGATTTGTTCCTTTTCGATCCTTCCAGTGGATGTGTTTCTTCTTTGCTTGAAAAAGTAATTTGTCGGTGCAATTTAGAACTGAAACAGAAGGAAGGGACACGTGGCGAATATTCTAGGCGCTCCCCTAGAATATCAAGGTCTCTGTGCTCCCCATTGTTAGTCTAATTAGTGTAAGTAAGGTGTTTCAGAACCAAAcgaaatattttttcttccacTTATTTTCACATTTGAAcctggagagagggagagagagagagagagagagagagagagtgttaatTCAGAGTTTAATCAGAAATTCAGAAGagcagagagaaagagacaagacTTGGAGTGGTTTCTTGGGGACGATCCAGTAGACGGAATTTTTGAAATGAATCAGGAAATAGACGGTTCAGGTTCTTGGGGGAATTTTCAGTTGCTCAGATGAAAAATGACTGAACAATGGGGATTGGTTGGCGAAAAAAAACAAACCCATATTCCCCAAAAGAACCTAGTTGAAGTCAAATTGGGAAGAACTCCTCCTCCACCTTAAACCTCATCATATTATTATCAGTATCCCTGGGGCTGTGGAACTATACAACTAATCTTTTTTCTTGCAAAGGTATATATCCCTCCCATGGCTGCAAAACGTTCTTATCTGCCTTCTCCTTGAGTCTCTATTCCTCTGGGTGTCactgttagagagagagagagagatctttgcCAGGCCTTTGCCTCCATTCCACAACGATCTGAGAACTGAGAgcgtagaagagagagagagatctgagAACTGAGAGCGGAGAAGAGAGAGCTTCGTGACAGAGAGAACTGAGCAGCGGTCCGTTTTGATTTCAAATAGGAAATGAGAACAATGTTTAGGGCATCTGTCGGTTCGATCTGGGTTCGTGGTGAACCGGTTTGAGTGGTGGTATTCTTTAGCTAAAACCGGTTCTTTTGTGgtcatattctctctcctcatctgAGCCAACCACCTGTCCTTCACCACATGTCATCTTCAGAATTACACAAGAATAATAGATCCAAGAATAACAGAGGATCtggacgagagagagagagagagaaaagttgAAGGGTTTGATTATGGATTACTTAAATGTCATTGGTGGCATTGCTTTTTTTAGAAGGACAATGGCTAATTGAAGGCTACTTGAAGGGCTGGGGGCCTGGGGAATGTAAAAgacaattttttatattttctccgATAGATCAAGGATTTCTTGAGACTCAAGTATACACACTAATCAAACTCGGAGGAAACAACTGTTGAGAATGTTGGtgaagaaaaattatatttttcttggattgttGGCAACTTGTGCATTTAGGACTTTGTATTTAGAACTTAAAAgtttactttgattttttttcttatttttcttattttatatttttatcataATATTAGGAGAGGGTTCCTCGAAAGGCATTATAACCCCTACGTAATTGGACCAGGGGCAGAAGCATCAATAGAGGTAGGATTTCTGTAATTCATGAGGGGCGAGGCGTCATTTTGCCCCCTTATGTCTAGGGTCATGCTACCTTTTATGCTTCTTGTCCATAATATTATTAAGGTGCACGCTTCTTGAATacatttgtaaaaaaaaaaaggtattaataagaaaatctcttttctAAATCATCCATAAACTATATTCCTTCATCAAGACCAAAAGTGATTATAATCTATTTAAATTGTAAGGGTTGGAGCATGCGATCATCATCCTTCTCGGTATGCCCTCACTCACAAGTAAGATAACACACCCTCTTAACAATTGTTACATGATAATTTAGATGAGGTCAAAATATGAGAGGATACATTAAAACTCGAACAATAATTCAATATATGATGATTCCACATTATTTCCTAAGCATTCATCTACCAGACTTTTTAAATCACCATTCCAAGTGGCAAAAAGCACAAGATGCTGATCTACTACTAAAATAATGCCTATTGGAATCTTTTTCCCTGTAGCTGTACatcaaagggggaaaaaatatcTGCAATATTCAAAAGTCCAGTGGACTTCCTCTTATACACATGGGGTTTATAGTTTATACACACAGCTCTATTGCCCTACAATTTAAAACTTACATCCTTTCCACACGAGATGACGTCTAAGTGGTGAAGGCATTATATTGGCCTTCTGAATGCCAATAATGCCCCACTGGAAAAGACTTCCTGTGGTTTTAGTAACGAACAACAGCATCAATAAATTACGGGGAAGATAACTCAGAACCAGTAATCTAAAATGAGTAGTTGGAAGCAATACGGATGTGTTACTAGTGCAATGGCCTACTGAATGCTAATAATATTAGCTCCACCATCTCTATCAGGAAGACTAAACCTCCTATACATGTATACTGGGCTGCTCCAAGACATGGGTACTGGAAATTTAATGTAGATGGTTCAAACAAAGGCAATCCAGGTCTGTCTGGCGGGGATTGGAGGCATATGTCGAGATCACAATAAACGTTTCATTTGTTGCTTCTCTGCTGGGGTAGGACGCAATCATGCCATCACTGCAGAAGTCCTTGCTATCAGACAAGCACTCATCACTGCTCGATCTATGAACTTCTACAATCTCGTTATAGAAAGTGACAATCTCACGGCCATCAACCTTCTCTGGGGAAAAACCCAATCCAAACCGTGGCGTATCTCTAATCTTCTAGCAGACTGCCTTCAACTGGCAAGGTTCTTCAATGAAGTCTCCTTTCAGCACAATTTTCGTGAAGCCAATGCAGTGGCGGATCTCCTTGCCTCTGACGCTGCTACTAGTCAATCTCCTCTTATGTTGAGACTCTCTCCTTCCACTTGCTTAAGCTGTCATTTGTATGATAATTGTACTGGTTCTGTGTTTTTGCGTTAATGAAGTTTacttttcatcaaaaaaaagaaaaagataccCTCCTGGCAATAATTATGAATTATTATGGCCAACTTAGGAAGAAAAAACCCCCGTACACATGCATAGATACCAATATTCACATTGCTTTCTGTACTGCTTTTAATATCTACTCGCTGAAACCTTTCAATGAAAAATCTCATCACTGATTTGGATTTTCGCATCAACTAACATTCTTGTTGAGCCCTCACTTttccatattttcaaaaaaaacttaaactcccttcaaattccaaaaagCAAAAGACTTCAACAAATGATAAAATCAGCCAAATGTATTATGTATACGCCAACTATATTGTCAAACTCATTGCTAAAAAATATGCAACATAATCTGTACATCAACCAGAAGCAGAAGAGATCATCACATCTGAGGTCGTCCAGACCAACTTTTGTCTGACTCATCCTTGCATCAACCCCATGCTGAATGGCGATGAATGGCCACCACTGCTATTAGCACTCAAAAGacagttttagggtttagggttttggggtttggggttttagggtttcggggttttaggattaagggttttaggtattagggttttggggttttagggttaagggttttaaattttatggtttggggttttggggttttagggtttagggttttggggtttggggttttggggttttagggtttgggatttagggtttagggttttggggtttaagggtttagggtttagggtttggggtttggggtttggggtttgggatttaggggattggggattggggattggggattggggtttagggtttgggtttgagggttggggatggggatggggttTGGGTGGGGGTTTCGGGGTTTGGGgttgggtggggtttgggtttgagtttgggggttgggggtgggggttttgggggttgggggttggggtttggggtagggttaggggttaggggtttggggttaggggttaggggtttagggttagggtttgggggttaggggtagggtttagggtttagggggcaggggtttagggtttaggggttaaggggtaggggtttagggtttaggggtttagggttttgggtttaggggttaggggttttggggtttaggggttttggggttttggggtttaggggtttcggtttagggttttagggttttgggtttagggatttggggaGGTTAGGGTTAGGGgcgtttggggtttggggtttggggtttcgaTTTTCAGGGTTTCAGGTTCAGGGTTTCCGGTTTTGGGGTTTCGAGTTTTgggtttcagggtttagggGTTCAGGGTTTCGGGTTTCGGGTTTCGGGGTTCGGGGTTTCGGGGATTAGGGGTTTAGGGGTTCAGGGTTTCAGGgattaggggtttagggtttcggggttttgggtttcgggtttcagggtttagggtttcggggtTTCGGATTTAGGGGTATAGGGTTTCGAGTTTCAGATTTAGGGGtatagggtttcgggtttcTGGTTTAGGGGTTTCGGGGTtcaaggtttggggttttgggtttcagggTTTGGGGTTCAAGGGTTTCGGGGTTCAGGTTtcgggttttggggttttggggtttggggtttggggtttggggttttggggtttcgggttttggggttttggggtttggggtttggggtttggggttttggggtttCGGGTTTCAGGGTTTCAGGGTTTCGGGGcttggggtttgggatttaggttTTGCGGTTCAGGGGTTTGGAgttcagggtttggggtttggggtttcagggtttggggttcagggtttggggtttggggtttgaggATTCAGGGTTCGGGGTTTcgggttcagggttttgggtttcggggtTTCGAGTTTCGAGTTTTGAGTTTCAGGGTTTAGGGGTTCCGGGTTTTCGGGTTCGGGGTTTCGTGGTTCGGGGTTTCGGGGTTTAGGGGTTCAGGGTTTCGGGTTTCGAGGTTCGGGGTTTTGAGTTTCGGGGTTTCGGGGTTTAGGGGTTCGAGGTTTTGGGTTTCAGAGTTTTGGGGTGTAGGGTTAAGGGGTTCAGGGttaggggtttggggtttaggggttTCAGGTTTCTGGTTtcggggttcagggtttagggtttcgggtttcggGTTTCATGGTTACGGGGT
It encodes:
- the LOC122068097 gene encoding uncharacterized protein LOC122068097 produces the protein MVQTKAIQVCLAGIGGICRDHNKRFICCFSAGVGRNHAITAEVLAIRQALITARSMNFYNLVIESDNLTAINLLWGKTQSKPWRISNLLADCLQLARFFNEVSFQHNFREANAVADLLASDAATSQSPLMLRLSPSTCLSCHLYDNCTGSVFLR